The following are from one region of the Macadamia integrifolia cultivar HAES 741 unplaced genomic scaffold, SCU_Mint_v3 scaffold1607, whole genome shotgun sequence genome:
- the LOC122064322 gene encoding endoglucanase 12-like: MDAVNRWGGSFELHGESAMEDEQSRNLDYDRAALPHSQQLDETQQSWLLGPQEDVKKKKYIDLGCIVCSRKVFKWTVWSILIAFVVIALPTIIVKTLPKHSPPTPPPDNYTVAVKKALRFFNAQKSGRLPKNNNVAWRGNSGLNDGSDVVKAGLVGGYYDGGDNVKFHFPMSFAMTMLSWSVIEYSHKYKAINEYDHVRELIKWGTDYLLLTFNISATVPNQIYCQVGGNPINSTIPSDFYCWERPEDMDYTRLTQTCHTGPELAGEMAAALASASIVFRDDKAYQQKLIKGATGAYNFARDSGKRGKYSRGNPYIEPYYNSTGYYDEYMWAGAWMYYATGNSSYLSLATNPGIPKNSKSFYGKVDLSVLSWDNKLPAAQLLLTRLRIFLNPGYPYEDMLSMYHNTTGLNMCSYLRTYNVFNWTKGGMIELNHGKPQPLQYVANTAFLASLYVDYMNASGVPGFFCGPNYVSSDKLHQFAISQIQYILGENPMKMSYLVGYGSKYPKHIHHRGASIPANGQKYKCTEGWKWRDSRNANPNTIIGAMVAGPDKFDRFKDVRTSSNFTEPTMAGNAGLVAALISLTSSGGYGIDKNTIFSAVPPLYPVSPPPPPPWRP, translated from the exons ATGGATGCTGTGAATCGTTGGGGAGGATCGTTTGAGCTCCATGGAGAATCGGCGATGGAAGACGAGCAGAGCCGGAATCTGGACTACGACCGTGCGGCACTGCCTCACTCTCAGCAATTAGATGAGACACAGCAGAGTTGGCTGTTGGGGCCTCAGGAGGAtgttaagaagaagaagtacaTTGACTTGGGCTGTATTGTTTGCAGTCGTAAGGTATTCAAGTGGACAGTTTGGTCTATACTCATAGCCTTTGTCGTCATAGCCCTTCCTACTATTATAGTCAAGACATTGCCTAAGCACAGCCCCCCTACTCCTCCCCCAGACAATTACACGGTTGCAGTGAAGAAGGCTCTCAGATTCTTCAACGCCCAGAAGt CTGGGCGTTTGCCGAAGAACAATAATGTGGCATGGCGAGGCAATTCGGGCCTAAACGATGGATCAGATGTAGTGAAAGCCGGGCTCGTCGGAGGTTATTATGATGGCGGAGACAATGTGAAGTTCCATTTTCCGATGTCCTTTGCGATGACCATGCTTAGTTGGTCTGTGATAGAATATAGTCACAAATACAAAGCTATAAACGAGTATGATCATGTAAGAGAGCTTATAAAGTGGGGTACAGATTACTTACTCCTTACCTTCAACATCAGCGCTACAGTTCCCAACCAAATATATTGCCAA GTAGGTGGGAATCCAATCAATTCAACAATCCCCAGCGATTTCTACTGTTGGGAGAGGCCAGAAGACATGGATTACACCAGGCTCACCCAAACATGCCACACGGGGCCTGAGTTGGCCGGTGAGATGGCAGCGGCACTAGCATCTGCTTCGATTGTCTTTCGAGACGACAAGGCTTACCAGCAGAAACTAATCAAAGGAGCCACAGGAGCCTACAATTTTGCAAGGGACAGCGGAAAGCGTGGAAAGTACAGTCGTGGAAACCCATACATAGAACCATACTATAACTCTACGGGTTACTACGACGAGTACATGTGGGCTGGTGCATGGATGTACTATGCAACGGGTAATTCAAGTTACCTATCACTTGCAACCAACCCAGGCATACCCAAGAATTCTAAGTCATTTTATGGGAAGGTGGATTTGAGTGTATTGAGTTGGGACAACAAATTGCCTGCAGCCCAATTGCTTTTAACAAGGTTGAGGATCTTCCTGAATCCTGGCTACCCTTATGAGGATATGTTGAGCATGTATCATAATACCACTGGTCTAAACATGTGTTCTTATCTTCGGACCTACAATGTCTTCAATTGGACTAAAG GGGGTATGATCGAACTGAACCATGGAAAGCCACAGCCTCTGCAATATGTGGCTAATACTGCCTTCTTGGCTTCTCTCTACGTCGATTACATGAACGCCAGTGGTGTTCCGGGATTTTTTTGTGGTCCAAATTATGTCTCATCGGACAAACTTCATCAGTTTGCCATTTctcag ATTCAATATATTCTAGGGGAAAACCCCATGAAGATGAGTTACTTGGTCGGTTATGGCTCAAAGTACCCCAAGCATATCCACCATCGTGGTGCGTCGATACCTGCCAACGGCCAAAAATACAAGTGCACTGAAGGATGGAAGTGGCGGGACAGCCGAAATGCAAATCCTAACACCATTATAGGAGCCATGGTTGCAGGTCCTGACAAGTTTGATAGGTTTAAGGATGTACGAACAAGTTCCAACTTCACAGAACCAACCATGGCTGGAAATGCTGGACTGGTTGCAGCACTCATCTCGCTTACCAGCAGCGGCGGTTATGGCATTGATAAGAACACCATCTTCTCTGCAGTCCCACCGTTATACCCCGTGagtccaccaccacctccaccttggaggccatGA